The segment AAAATAGttagtaaaaattatattgtatctAAAAATGAGCTATATATGGGTCAATTTGACTCATTTTCGACCCACCTATATTCGACTCGATTCGACTCACCCGTTTGTCTTTAATATAGGGCACTGGTGGActcatgaaaaaatatatggagAGTATCTCCCTCTTTTCCTACGCTCCTTGTGTTTATGAAGAATTAAATGTAGCGGTGGATATGCATAATAAATGTGTGTTCTCAGTTGACACTGGTAAGAGCGTAACACGCGATTAGGGATTAGACACACTTTCTAAGTTTCAATCATACTATTGACCAAAAACCAACTACTCTAAacttcttatttttcatttaaaatcaggACACATTCATTCAGcaaattatttaatcatattaaGTAGAAGGgatatttgactatgttttcaaattttctcaTATATGGTTGGGTCAAaagtgttgaaaaatatttttcaaatcaactcatttttcttaaaattaagaaaaacgacttcccttcaaaagttaaggaaaacattttcttatACTCTtattcaacttcaaattacattttttttttgaaaaacatcaagtcctaaataaatattttcaatttcaaaaattgatattttgaccccccccccccccccccccccgatcACGATCATCCCTCCGCCgcctcaaaaaaataaatttgtttttttaagttttttttcaatctcaaaaatttatttttgggatAATTTCAGAGACTTCCCTCCAGGTTTCGCTTTATAACAATAATCTCCTTTATGGTTTACGATATTATGTCTACCGcacttattttcatttactggtaataatttttaaaactatttaaaatagaCGTAAATTAATGTAGATTTGACaattttatccctttttatattaatttattcattttaataaatattatatcaaaaacaactaattcaataaatattttaaaataattcagcacaaaatacatatttttttatcaaacaaagaTCAAAGGTTTTTTTAAGCTGATCCACGATTTTCACCATATATTAACTATTCATATCAATTTCACCTTTATCAATTCGTGTAGAgtcccctcccccctcccccaatAACCCATCATTTTTCAGCAACTATTTCttcaaataaaagataaaaatatacttttcaAGAGAAATTCCATAAGAACGATCATATTTTGTTCTAGTTAAACATTTTCTTGAGCGAAGAAGAAACATGATCTAACAAATAGAGATAAATCGTTGAAAATTAGATTTAAACTTGCATGTATAAGGATAAAATTGTAAAATctaataacttatatttattttaaatagatttaaagAATGGTTACAAGAAAATGGAAATAAGGGAGGTAAATGTAATATCCTAAAGTACAGGGGAAGCGAGTGTTTAGAGTGAAACCTGGAGGGAGGTCTCTGAAattattcctttatttttttattacccCCACACTACCACCTGGCAACCCCCTccaccataaaaaaaattaattttacttttagaaaatattttttaactttaattttttattttttcacccatACCCTGCTCCCCCCTGCTcccacaaaaataatttaaatttatttttaaaaagtattttcgacattaaatttttatttttttacccctACTCGAACTCCACCCTCAAACACCTACCCCTTCCCACCTCcctaaataaattttcttttttttttttcaataaatattttcaagtttaattttttgttctttcaccCCCCCCCCTACAACCCCCTACCAACCCCCTCACCACCCACCCAAAAgaaatactttattttaaaatatattttcaagtttaaatttttattttttcacccccGTCAGCCCCCCTACCACCCACCCagaagaaataatttattttaaaatatatcttcaaatttatatttttatttttcatcatctaCCCCTCTAGCCCCGCACCCAcccctcaaaaaaaaattaaaaatattttcgatttcaaaaattatatttttccttcataaatcaaacactaataatcattttctattttttttattcaccaACCAAGcataaaaataagtcataaatttactaattttttaacataaGCTTTATAACAGTTAGTAGTGTCATACTCACCCAACCACTATTTCTTTTTCCAGTCGTAACATAgaagttaattaaaattgagTACAAACCACTAatcttttcaaaagatttatttGGTCATTTCATCATACTGCACCATATTTCATTACAGGAGGAGAAATGGTCAAATATACTATTCAACTATTagaaatgatttaaaaattgGACTCATCTATGCACTATCATTATAAGAAGGATTTATTTGTGTCATTATTTGTAACGAAAAATATATCTTGTATTGCAAAAATATTCATGCCACATGGGATATTATTAGAGGTCCACATCACCTAATTAAAAAagccaaatatttaattaaaataaaaatcaaatattattatgctaaaaaaaataatggcatgaatgagtTATTTTTGTAACGACAATGACATAGATGAAATCAACTTTTAAGGCAAAACATAGAAGAaccatttttaataatttaattaaatctttTCCATTGAAATTATGCAAACCCTCTATTTTAAGTTGGTTATTTAAAGCCCTatatacttaataaaattaCTGAGAGGCTCTTTTCAACTAGcatataattttcattcttttttgcGGTACCatctttaagaaattaaaaaaaaagtaaaataaacttATAAGGTGATCCAAAATGAGATCTAAAATATAAAAGGGACATATTAATGTTGAGGATAGAAATTAAGTGAACGCTAGTGTTTATGttgaaggagagagagaaaacaaGCATGAAGAGAGAAAGATAAATTGGAGAATATAGAGTTGATATATATTCATACAACAAAAGTTTACACTTTATATTGAATACGTAAAGTAGAGTCTATCAAATTCCTTAAATCCTGGAAGTTGATATGTACATTGTTCTTAAATAAAACTCCAACTCAGATtacatttacatatatattatgaattttataacATTATAGAAAATTAATCGGAAAGTTACTTGAAAATATCAGGACAAAAATGCTAAGTTAACAACACTATACAAGGTCTGCAACCTTCATATACCTAagtattttattgttatattattgcTTAAATTGTCAGAGTaactttttttgggttttactttttaatgactgatttaaatttattattttcgtagataatttttttcttcttattttcttgtaAAATGTATTATAGTGtacctcaatttttttaataggtaaaaatattaaatcacaatatagctaaaaaaaatataataacttttctttttttttcttacttttttctctttttctattaatatttttctttaattatctTGTATTTTCTAcgtcaaataaaaaataaaataaaaataagattaagaaCTCAAAATACAATATGTTAAAATTTGTGtctattaattttcaatttccTTCGAAGCTATTGTAGTCTCCTTCAGTACAAGTATCATGTCTTTGTATAGATCTATGGAGAACACTAGATCATGCTCAGCACCAGAGATTTTGAGGAATTCGAGCATTATGATTCAATGAAGATTAAAATTAAGGGTCAGATCTATTATATTTCTCGGAGAAGGTAATTTTCATAGTGGTTTATGTCTTCTGGGTAGGTTTAATTTCATAGTACTTTCTACGTGAAGctctgaattttaatttttagattttcgtTGTTGAAAATTGTGAAACTTTTggtagagaaagaaaaagagagttaCAGATGGCAAGAGTATTTAGTTTTATGCTAAAtttgtgtatacatatatatctatacatacatacatatatatacacatacatatatacatatatatatatatgtatatatatgtatatatatgtatatatatgtatgtatagcAATGTGTGAAATTTATCAAAACCAACACAATGTACAACTTTTGACTTCTAATTGATTGAATCTCAAACCGTTTAACAATAGCCAGCAAGTCTTGTTGGTATAATGAACTTCTTGTCATTCAACAAGAAACATATTTAACTTAAAGTAACTATAGTTGAGAAATTTATATAGTTGTTATGGAAGACTAGGAAGATCATCTTAACCATCTAAAATTCATAGGACCGTCAGAAAAATAGTACAGTCAAAAACTCTACATTGATCAGGTTGAAAATCCATCACAAGAGGATATTGTAGCTAAAGGGGTGCTTGAGCCCTGAAATGAGGCTCAAACCGTGTTGTGCACTTCGCCATTGTTTATGTGCGCTTTTGTGTTATCATCAaggttttgaatttttcttgcCAACGAGCCTTTTCTAAATAAGTGAacactaaacaattgatatttcactttattatAACAAAAGAATTCCATTTATTTGGttatatatttgtcattcatgtatataattattagtcttgtACTAAACATACATGTCTGTATTTTTCCTTCCATTGcgcttttttcattaaagctcATACTTTGTTTGCGATTTGCACATAAAACCCCTGCAAACCTTAGATTTTTTTTGCGCTTTTCGCCTTTGATAAGCATGTCACGtggaagaaaataaagaagaagttACAAACGAGACCATCATATATATTTAGTAAGACTGATATTGCACCATGTGAAAGAAATATAATCATTTTGAGTCCAAGTCCAAATAATAGTGGACTGTTgtgaacctttttttttttacaatggCATTAGGATATTTTAAAGCCTTTTTCGTTCATAGTATGACTTTAACAACtctcatataattcatttttctaatttttttttagaaaggaAGAAATCATATTTCTCagacaaaaattatatattttcattatcaaattataatGCTCATAAGAACTCTTGGATACCATTCGTGGGATTTCTTGTTAGTttgctcttttcttttcattaatgtaaatatTACAAATACTTGCAGACATGTCATTAGATTTGTCTAAATTTCATATTGTATCACTTAAATCTTGATGTAAAATCAAATAAGATTATCtgaaaattttctaaataatgCAATTGATACATTTCAAACGGCTAAATCTCTTCCTGATTATAAATGCATGTTCATTAGAATTATTTTAATAACAACTTCCTCTAATCTTATTTTAAAGATGTAGCTGATTGATTCCCATTAATATCATTTTATTGGAAATTGAAAGACGAGGTAAATGACTTGAACATGAAAAGGTAAAAGATCatcttcaaaaagaaaaaaatccatggacattttttcaaataataagcACTGCATAATCTTTCAATGTTactttaatttgtataataaataatagtaagAGTCTCGTTTTCTTTGAATTGATAGACTTGTGAACattattaattgtttaattgGTCACTTTATTGATTAGACACATAAAGGATTACATAATGTATAATCTGAATATTTTACGAGAGTAGTTAGTTGAAAGAATATGAAAGTTAAGCAATTTAGAGAGTCTACATATCTTAAGTCTTCAAGGAAGAAGACATCCATCATTACTAAAATCCTTTCTAAGACAAAGAAACATTTAATATAATTCTATATTGGACAGAGCTTACCAATAAATGttaacttttatatttatagaaagaaaattaagtaaTCAATTTACATAATTTGCTGTTCAAATAATACAAGTGCATTAAACGAGGTTAATCTAAGAAATGACGGACCACTCAGTGTACTAGGTCCACATAAATGCTATTTTTGACTATCACTCTCCATATCACATGTTCTATAGTTTAGGGGTTAACAACAATTGTCCACAATATCCCATAATTTAAGTGTTAGACTCGAGAATGTGAATACTTTAGGGAGTTTAGAAGTATTAATTctgaaaaaaaatctcttttatattttaggtagcataacaaaaatatatatattaaagattGTTGACCTGAATAAATTTACAGGTGTATGACATTTCCTTTTCCATTTGACCAAGATTTCTTATGCGACTCTCATTCCTCATCAAAAAACACTAACATCCCACAATTTTCACCCAATTTTTTTGTGCACACTGAAGTGAATAATCAATCTAAAGGTATGTCCTAAATTTCTCCGTCTTATCTTCTTCTTACATTCTCTAAGGTTGTTTTATGATTAACTCCTTACTTAATTCGGATCTTGATTCCAAAAGTTGTTGCGGGTGTTAATGGAATTCGATATACACCCCGTGgaattcttttttcctttttctggATATTTGATATTTGCCTATATAGAGCTGAAAGGTTCtctaaatttgcattataagtatTAGTAATTTAGCGTGGTACCAGAAAATGTGTGTTTTATTGTGATTAACGTTTAACTCTTTGTTAAGGTTGATTTTGATTATCtgaattttcattttgtttgaataacaatttaatttgagTCCTCGAATCAAGAATGTAGCTTATTTTTGTTAGCATGATGTCCATCTAaacaattgtatatattaatgtaattatatagTGATATGAATTAGCATGATCATATAGATTTGTTGTAGAATTAAAGGaataaatattgtaatagaatagCTGATTTAGAGGGATACAAAGAAGATTTAGAGGGATTGAATGACAGATTTGTAGAGATAGAATAGCTGATATTTAGGGATAGGAATGACAGATCTTTAAGgatttgtaatatttattttctctatatAATGGAAAGACTCTCACTTTGAGAGGCATTCAGCAAAATTGACATGGTATCGAGCCATTTTCAGTGCTTTGATTATTAGTGTCTTTCATATGTGGTTCTTTCAagatttttaattgaaaagtaTAAGTACTGCCTATTGTTAGTTACCAGTTAGTCCTAAGTATCTTGGAATCTTAGTCTTGGTCATTCAAGTTATTTTGCATCATTgcatttctatttttcttagcTTATCAAGAATATGTTGTTATATCAGTTTGAGTTTTTCCATATTAGTTTCACAAGAAAAAATAACTCTGCCTGGGAATTTCAATTCCAAATATTTGTCACTGGAAATGAATTATGGGGACATATAGATGGAAGCGATCCTACTCCTACCGATCCTAAAAAGCTCAGTCAATGGAAAGTTAAAGATGATCGGGTGATGACATGGATTTTAGGGTCAATTGACCCTCTTATTGTTCTTAATATCAGGACATACAAGACAACAAAGGCTATGTGGGAGTGTTTACGAACGATTTAGAATCAAAAGCATAGTGTAAGGCGATTTCAGTTAGAGCATAAAATTGTTATGTAGTCACAAGGAGGTCACCCTGTTCAAGATTATTTCTCTGAATTTCAGAACTTATGGGTTGAATTTACCAATATTTTTTATGCTAAAATAACTTTTGAATCTCTCTTCATCATTCAAGGAGTTCATGAACAAAGCAAGCGAGAtcaatttttgatgaaattacgATATTAATTTGAAAGTGTTCACTACGACTTTATGAGTTGTGATTCATCTTCTTCGTTGGATGTCTATTTTAGGGAATTACTTCGTGAGGAGAATTATCAAGGAAATGTTGTCACTGTTGCATTTGCAGCTCAATGGAAAGGAAAGGGCATGGATATGACTAGAACTCAATGCTAAAGTTGCAAGAAATATGGTCATATTGGTCACAATTGTGGCAAGAagttttgtaattattttaaacaactagaacaCATTATCAAAGAGTTCCCTACACGTCCTCAAAATTGTATTGCAAAGGCTTTCCAAGTTGGTACAACAAATTATCTTGTCAGCATTTTCAACTTTGGGAATACAAGGTAATTAGGTAATATCTAAATTTTGGCTTATTAATTCTAGCGCTTCCAATCATATGACCAACTCAACTGATATATTCATAAACATTCGTGATTTTAATGATCCAACACAAATTCATCTTTCCAATGGTAGTAATTTACCCATATTCAAGGTTGGGGATATTACTGGAACTATCAAGAATGTTTTTGTATCACTAAAGCTCTCCATTAGTCTTATTTCAGTTGGCCAATTGGTAGATAACAATTCTAATGTGAACTTTTCTCATAATAGTTGCCTTGTGCAGGATCAGGTGTGGGGGACGATAATCGCGAAAGTGCCTAAAGTTGAAAGACTGTTTCCTTTACACTTTTCTATTCCTCGTGTTCAGGCTTTTGCTTCCACCACCGCTAAGAATTAGGTTTGGCATAAACGTCTAGGACATCCAAATTCTATTGTGTTATCTCATTTGTCCAAATCTGGTTTATTgggaaataaaaattaattttcagttTCTTCCTTTGATTTTTCTACTTGTAAATTAGGCAAAGGtaaaactcttcattttcctaATTTTCGTAGTCGTGTTGCAAtgtattttgatgtcatttatCGTGATGTTTGGGGAATTTCACCAGTTATTTATCATGCTCATTTCAAGTACTTTTTGACATTTATATGGCCATAGTCGGTTTACATGGGTGTATTTTCTTCAATCAAAATTTGAAGTGTTTtccatattcaagaaattttgGCTTACATTGAGATTCAATTTTTCACATGCATCAAAATATTAAGATCTGATTCTAGTGGAGAATATATGCTTCACGAATTAAATAAATTCCTACTTGAGAAAGGAATTGTATCAAAACACTCTTGCCCAtatacaccacaacaaaatggggtTGCTGAGTGTAAAAACTGTCATTACTCGTACTTTATTGAGTCCTCTGTTCCATCTAAATATTAGGTTGAAGCCGTGTCTACTTCTGTCTATTTGATTAATAGATTTCTATCTTAAGTGTTAAACCTCGAGTCTCCATATTATCGTATTTTTCACAAATATCCTAACTATCACAGTTTTCATATATTTGGTTATGTTTGTTTTGTGCACCTGCCTCTTTCTCAACACAATAACTCTCTTCCAGTCTACTAAATATGCTTTTATGGGCTATAGTACTTCATAGAAAGGATTATTTTATGATCCAAGTTCTAACAAATTTCGTGTTTCTAGGAATGTTATGTTCTTTGAGAATCAGTATTTCTTTCCTACTCATATTGAGTCTTCTATTTGTCCGTTTCTTCTTACTTTTGAggatttttcattgttttcaaaGTGGTTCACACCAAGATTTGTGTATGAACGATGTCGTCCAACTTTACCCAATCCTGAAACAGATCCGCCGCCTGACACTGCTCTATGACCAGAATCTGAGATTTTTTCAAGGCCTGCTCCTCTTGAGCCTTCTCGACGATCTACTAATAGTGTCTCAAACACCTAAAtggtatgtattttcttttactttaacCACCATCATTATTCCTACATGTTACTCACAAGCCTCCAAGCTCGAATATTGGCAAAAAGCACTGGAGGAGGAACTGTTTGCTCTTATAGAAAATGACACATGGGACATTGTTTCATGTCCTTCAAATGTCCGCCCTATTGGATGTTAATGGgtttattcaattaaaattcATTCTAATAGAACTCTTGATCGGTACAAAGCTCAATTGGTTATTCTTGGTAACAAACAAGAGTATGGGGTGGACTATGAGGAGACTTTTGCACCCGTAAGAAATGGATGTCAAAAATGCTTTTCGCCATGGTAATCTCAAAGAAGACATTTATATGAAACCTCCATTGGTTGTTCTCATCGCTACATCATATGTACGCAAGTTGAAGCGGTCTTTGAATGGATTAAAACAAACTCGAAGAGCTTGGTTTGATAAGTTATGATCTACTTTGCTACAATTTTCTTTTGAGCGGAGAAAATATGATTCGTCTTTGTTTCTGTGGGAAACATCTACatgttgtgtttttcttttggtGTATCTAGATGACATTATCATCAGAGGAATTGATTCTTCACTAATCACTAGCCTCCAACAGAAGCTTAAAGATTCTTTTCATATGAAAGATCCTCTCAACCTCCAACAGAAGATTAAAGATTCTTTTCATATGAAAGATCCTCTTACATATTTTTTGGGTTTGGAAGTTCATAATGTTGCTTCAGGCGTGTTTTTAAACCAATACAAATATACTAAGGATCTGATTTCTTTGGCTGGTCTTCAAGATTCCTGCTCCGTAGATACTCCATTGGAATTGAATGTGAAGTATTTTCGTGAGAAAGGCAATCTTCTTTCTCATCCAACTATGTTTCGACAATTATTTGGAAATCTAAATCACCTTACTATTACTCAACTGAATATTTCTTTTGCAGTGCAACAAGTTAGTCAGTTTATGCAAGCTCCCTGTCATCTCCACTTTGTGCCTGTTCATCACATCATTCAGTATCTTTTAGGAACTTTTACTCGTGGATTCTTCTTTTCAACTGATTTTCCTATTCGTCTTAATGCTTTTAGTGATTCTGGATGGGCAGGATGTCATGATACTCGTTGTTTAGTCACTGGTGGGTGCATGTTTCTTAGAGAGTCATTGATATCTTAGGAGAGTAAAACGCAAGATCGTGTATCAATATCTTCAACATAGATTGAATATTGAACCATGTATATTGATTGCCCTAAGGTTGTATCGCTTTGTGGATTACTTGCTGAGATTTGATTTCCTGAATCTC is part of the Solanum lycopersicum chromosome 1, SLM_r2.1 genome and harbors:
- the LOC109119550 gene encoding uncharacterized mitochondrial protein AtMg00810-like; translation: MDVKNAFRHDDIIIRGIDSSLITSLQQKLKDSFHMKDPLNLQQKIKDSFHMKDPLTYFLGLEVHNVASGVFLNQYKYTKDLISLAGLQDSCSVDTPLELNVKYFREKVQQVSQFMQAPCHLHFVPVHHIIQYLLGTFTRGFFFSTDFPIRLNAFSDSGWAGCHDTRCLVTGGAKCFGKDKACLNETEEVNTAQHKRDLEAYKAWKKANSNARGIISSVNLIHNDSITKFSNVARHVELEDEHLGTVKTALLMPLRQSQVVQNLQVSNARKLEKKWERQRDWRRTL